The following coding sequences lie in one Lolium perenne isolate Kyuss_39 chromosome 2, Kyuss_2.0, whole genome shotgun sequence genomic window:
- the LOC127335557 gene encoding uncharacterized protein, translating to MLRAAASKCAGGAIRRLSAAAAVGARRKPPEDEGDWSYYKEWWGDDDGPGDGAQTVFRRHSEHGNGVVSVVAYPASQPASDQWPVMERWLQERNSALYPESTVADQFKILGYQWRVMRFNDHTRQTAAKVMACYRSGGDRAFYSMQQPNCVAVPYAKSMVSAGLTALSCCSFDVPRAVSEHNTMKILCIGHGGGSIPLFLASKFKGAAVHIVEIDPVVVSASVESMGFPASPSKGLSSHSMQPADADKLLWGGIHDRIFLHITDAEDFIVTDSNVYDLVFIDAYDGNDIFPRKLWDVDGAFLKNLDEKVHPVHGTVVVNLHSDSELCPDVEDEAPFESTLPMGKYVSQVCSAYKQHFGLAFTAAAPWLCNVTLVACRDKVILRGAPVGRSGRDFVLSKLLSRSSMVEQALDLPFPCLQYVKNGFTLVE from the exons ATGTTGCGGGCGGCGGCGTCAAAGTGCGCCGGCGGCGCCATCCGGCGACTGTCGGCAGCAGCCGCTGTAGGCGCGAGGAGGAAGCCTCCCGAGGACGAGGGGGACTGGTCCTACTACAAGGAGTGGTGGGGCGACGACGACGGCCCCGGCGATGGGGCACAAACCGTCTTCCGCCGCCACTCCGAGCACGGCAATGGCGTCGTCTCCGTCGTGGCGTACCCAGCCTCCCAACCG GCCAGCGATCAGTGGCCGGTAATGGAGAGATGGCTTCAAGAGAGAAATTCAGCACTATACCCAGAATCAACTGTAGCTGACCAGTTTAAGATACTAGGCTACCAGTGGCGAGTAATGCGCTTTAATGACCATACACGGCAAACTGCTGCAAAAGTAATGGCGTGTTACAGGTCCGGGGGTGATAGAGCATTTTACTCAATGCAACAACCAAATTGTGTAGCCGTTCCTT ATGCCAAGAGTATGGTATCAGCTGGATTGACAGCACTATCTTGCTGTTCTTTCGATGTCCCTCGAGCAGTTTCTGAGCACAACACTATGAAAATTCTTTGTATAGGCCATGGTGGTGGCAGCATACCATTATTTTTGGCTAGTAAATTCAAAG GTGCTGCCGTCCACATTGTAGAAATCGATCCAGTTGTCGTTTCAGCCTCGGTTGAATCCATGGGTTTCCCTGCATCACCTTCGAAAGGGTTATCATCTCACTCCATGCAGCCTGCTGACGCCGACAAGCTGCTGTGGGGAGGCATCCATGACCGTATCTTCCTCCACATAACAGATGCAGaagatttcattgttaccgatagCAACGTTTACGACTTAGTCTTCATCGATGCTTATGATGGAAACGACATATTTCCCCGCAAGCTCTGGGACGTCGACGGGGCATTCCTGAAGAACCTAGATGAGAAAGTACACCCTGTCCATGGCACTGTAGTTGTGAACTTGCATTCTGATTCAGAGCTATGCCCAGATGTCGAAGACGAAGCCCCTTTCGAGAGCACTCTTCCCATGGGCAAGTACGTTTCCCAGGTCTGCAGCGCGTACAAGCAGCACTTCGGGCTGGCCTTCACGGCGGCCGCCCCGTGGCTCTGCAACGTCACCCTGGTCGCCTGCCGCGATAAGGTGATACTACGTGGTGCGCCGGTAGGGCGTAGTGGTAGAGACTTTGTTCTTAGCAAGCTCCTGTCGAGGTCGAGCATGGTCGAGCAGGCGTTGGACCTGCCGTTTCCTTGCCTGCAGTACGTCAAGAATGGTTTCACGCTGGTTGAATGA